One part of the Hydra vulgaris chromosome 01, alternate assembly HydraT2T_AEP genome encodes these proteins:
- the LOC100207944 gene encoding YEATS domain-containing protein 4, with translation MTESSPVESARARGKTVVKQIVFGNESKYFGKKRENDGHTHSWTVYVKPFIETEDLSSFIKKVQFKLHESYTDALRTVTKPPYQVTETGWGEFEVIIKIYFIDAAERPVTLYHLLKLFSNPLLANQPHVGTQGQLVSEFYDEIIFHDPSIFLYKQLTTPKMSTAVRKHETDWKTKGNKTLASIKLAKKRVAEEIAQMNDRLKKRKVAIQKLKEEIQKIEKQNQKQ, from the exons ATGACAGAATCTTCTCCTGTGGAAAGTGCCAGAGCAAGAGGAAAAACGGTTGTGAAACAAATTGTATTTGGAAatgaatcaaaatattttgggaaaaaaaGAGAGAACGATGGTCACACTCACTCATGGACTGTATATGTGAAGCCTTTTATAGAAACTGAAGATTTAtcttcatttattaaaaag GTTCAATTCAAGTTACATGAAAGCTACACAGATGCCCTTCGTACTGTCACTAAACCACCATATCAAGTCACAGAAACAGGTTGGGGAGAGTTTGAAGtcataataaagatatattttattgatgcaGCTGAGAGACCT gTAACACTTTATcatcttttaaagttattttctaaTCCCCTTCTTGCAAATCAACCACATGTGGGTACACAAGGTCAGCTTGTATCAGAATTTTATGATGAGATCATTTTTCATGACCCTAgcatatttctttataaacagCTAACTACTCCAAAGATGTCAACAGCTGTTCGTAAACATGAAACTGATTGGAAGACTAAAGGTAATAAGACATTAGCATCTATAAAATTAGCCAAGAAAAGGGTTGCAGAGGAAATTGCACAAATGAATGACAggctaaaaaaaagaaaagttgctATTCAGAAATTAAAGGAAGAAATACAGAAGATTGAAAAGCAAAACCAAAAGCAAtga